ACCTGCACAAGGAGAAGGAGCGGCTGGAGCGCGAGGGCATCGCGCCGGCGCCGAAGCTGATCGCGCAACGCCTCGACGTGAAGGAGTCCGAGGTCGTCGAAATGCAGCAGCGACTGTCGTCGCGCGACCTGTCGGTGGACCAGCCGAGCAACGACGAGAGCGGCGGCACGCTGCTCGACATCCTGCCGGGCACCATCCAGGGCCCGGATCAACAGGTGGCCGACGCCGAGTTCCGGCACGAGATCAGCGAGAAGATCCGCGCCTTCGGCGCGACGTTGAAGGACAAGGAGGCCGTCATCTTCTCCGAACGTCTGCTGGCCGAACAGCCGCTCACCCTGCAGGAGATCGGCGACAAGTACGGCATCAGCCGCGAGCGCGTCCGCCAGCTCGAGGAGCGCCTGAAGCGCAAGCTGCGCGCCTACCTGGAGAACGAGATCAGGGACCTGCGCGACGGTCAGATCGACCTCGACTGACCGGGCGCGCCAGCGGCCGGACAGGCCGCGCCGCCGGGCTCGCGGCGCTGCCTTGCCCCTGCGCGGAAGGCGATTGTATATTGCCGCGCTGACTGACTCGGGGAGCGACTGCATGGCAATGGTACACGGGGGCCGTTTGGTGGCGCGGGCACTGCGCGCCGAGCAGGTGCCTTTCATCTTCACCCTCTGCGGCGGCCACGTGATGCCGATCTACGACGGCTGTCTCGACGAGGGAATCCGCACCATCGACGTTCGGCACGAGCAGACGGCGGCGCACGCGGCCGACGGCTGGGCGCGCGTCACCGGGCGGCCCGGCGTGGCCGTGGTGACCGCGGGGCCGGGCCTCACCGACGCGGTCACCGGCGTGGCCAGCGCCCATCGCGCCAACGTGCCGATGATCATCATCGGCGGCCAGGGGCCGCGTCCGTTCGCCGACATGGGCTCGCTGCAGGACATGAACCACGTCGAGCTCATGCGCCCGATCACCAAGTGGGCGGTGTCGGTTCCCGAGGGACGGCGCATCCCCGAGTATCTCAGCATGGCCTTCCGCACCGCGACCACGGGGTTGCCCGGGCCGGTGTTCCTCGAGATGCCGATCGACCAGCTCTTCGATTCCTACGAGATGGAGAAGGTCTGGTTCCCGACCGAGTATCGCACCGAGGCCGGAGTGGCCGGCGACCCGCGCTACATCGAGAAGGCGCTGGCGGCGATCAAGGGGGCCGAGAAGCCGGTGGCCCTGGTCGGCACCCAGCTCCGCTGGTCGGTGCGGCGCGAGGCCTATCCGGAGTTCGCGCGCACCTTCGGCATGCCGATCTACGTCAACGGGCTCGGCCGCGGCTCGCTGCGCCCGGAGGATCCGCACTTCTTCTCACGCACCCGCAAGCAGGCGCTGAAGCAGGCCGACGTGGTGCTGATCTTCGGCACGCCGCTCGACTTCCGCATCGGCTACGGGCGGGACTCGCACATCAATCCGAACGCGACCCTGATCCAGGTCGACCTCGACCCGCGCGAGCTCGGCCGCAACCGCCCCTGCCACGTCGGCATCGTCGGCGACACCGGCCTGGTGATGGAGCAGTTGGTGCAGGCCGCGCGGACCGAAGGCTACTCCGCGGCCATGGTGAAACCCTGGCTCGACGAGATGCGGCAGCGCGAGGAGGCGGAGCTCGAGAAGGTGAAGCCGCAGCTCAGCAACGCCGACGTTCCCATCAACCCGCTGCGCGCGTGCAAGGAGATCGCCGATTCGGTGGGCGAGAACGCGATCTTCGTCGGCGACGGCGGCGACTTCGTGGCCACGGCGGCGTCGGTCGTGCGCGTCTACCAGTCCGGGCACTGGCTCGATCCGGGTCCGCTCGGCACCCTGGGCGTCGGCCCCGGCTACGCGATCGCGGCGAAGCTCGCCAAGCCCGAGTCGCCGGTGATCATCGTCTACGGCGACGGTTCCTTCGGCCTGCACGCGATGGAGTTCGAAGCCTGCGTGCGGCAGAAGATCAACATCGTCGGGGTGATCGGCAACGACGCCGGGTGGACGCAGATCCGGCGCGGCCAGGTGCAACTCTACGGCGAGGAACGGTCGGTGGCGACGGCCCTGTCGTTCACCCACTACGAGAAGGTGGTCGAGGCGCTCGGCGGCCACGGCGAGTACGTCGAGCGGCCCGAGGACATCCGGCCGGCGATGGCGCGCGCCCTCGCCGCCGGCAAGCCGGCGCTGGTGAACATCAAGATCGGCAGCAGCGATTTCCGAAAGGATGCGATTTCGATCTGAGGTCGCGCATGGCACGCGATACCACGGCTGCGCTGGTCGTCGTCGGGAATGAGATCCTCTCCGGCAAAGTCGCCGACAGCAACTCGACGTTTCTCGCCCGGGAGCTGCGCGAGCTCGGGGTATCGCTGCGCCGCATCGTCGTCGTGCCCGACGAGGTGGACGTGATCGCGCAGACGGTGCGCGAGCTGGCGCCCACCGTGGACGTGCTGTTCACCTCCGGCGGCGTCGGGCCGACGCACGACGACGTCACCATTGCCGGCGTGGCGCGCGCCCTCGACCGCGCCGTCGTCCGCCATCCGGCGATCGAGGGCATGCTGCAGCAGTACGTGCGCGGACCGCTCAACGACGCCCACCGGAAGATGGCGGAGGTCGTCGAGGGAACCGAGCTGGAGTGCGAGCAGCTCCGCTTTCCCACCTTCCGGGTGGAGAACATCTACGTGCTGCCGGGGATCCCGGAGATCTTCCGCGAGAAGGTGCTGGCCCTGCGCGAGCGCTTCGCGGGAGCGCCGTTCCACCTCCGCACCCTGTACCTGCGCGAGATGGAGAGCGCGATCGCGGCCCACCTGAATCGCGTTCTCGATGAGTTCCCCGACTTGCTGCTCGGTTCGTATCCGACGCTCGATACGCCGGACTACCGGGTGCGCGTGACCCTGGAATCGAAGGACGCAGCCTATGTCGAGCGCGCGCTGGCGGCGCTGCTCGCCTTGTTGCCACCCGATGCGGTGGTGCGGACGGAGTGACGGGAGGAGCACGATGGGACGGCGAATGATGGCGACGCGCGTAGCGGTGCTGGTGCTGGTGCTGGCGGGCCCGGCGCTGGCGTCCTCCGACGGCTTCGGCAATCCGAACCGGCCGGGCACGGCCGGCAAGCTCGGGTGGGGCCTGGCCTCGGTGGGCACCAACCTTTTCTACATGCCCGCGAAGATGCTCTACGCGCTGGGCGGCGGCCTGGTTGGGCTGCTCGGCTGGGGATTCACCGGCGGCGACGACAACGTGCTGTACGGTATTCTCGATCCGGCCTTCGGCGGCACCTGGGCGGTGACGCCCGAGAACTTCTGGGACAGCGACAACCACCCGATCATGTTCAGCGGGCCGTCGTTCGACCCGAAGAATTGATCACAGACGCTGCCCGGCGCACGCGGGCGCGACAGGAGAAGCGCCATGAAGGCGGCCAAGATCATCGGAGCGCTGGTCGTGTTGGTGGTGGTGGGCGGCGTCGCCCTCTAC
Above is a genomic segment from bacterium containing:
- a CDS encoding competence/damage-inducible protein A: MARDTTAALVVVGNEILSGKVADSNSTFLARELRELGVSLRRIVVVPDEVDVIAQTVRELAPTVDVLFTSGGVGPTHDDVTIAGVARALDRAVVRHPAIEGMLQQYVRGPLNDAHRKMAEVVEGTELECEQLRFPTFRVENIYVLPGIPEIFREKVLALRERFAGAPFHLRTLYLREMESAIAAHLNRVLDEFPDLLLGSYPTLDTPDYRVRVTLESKDAAYVERALAALLALLPPDAVVRTE
- a CDS encoding acetolactate synthase — translated: MAMVHGGRLVARALRAEQVPFIFTLCGGHVMPIYDGCLDEGIRTIDVRHEQTAAHAADGWARVTGRPGVAVVTAGPGLTDAVTGVASAHRANVPMIIIGGQGPRPFADMGSLQDMNHVELMRPITKWAVSVPEGRRIPEYLSMAFRTATTGLPGPVFLEMPIDQLFDSYEMEKVWFPTEYRTEAGVAGDPRYIEKALAAIKGAEKPVALVGTQLRWSVRREAYPEFARTFGMPIYVNGLGRGSLRPEDPHFFSRTRKQALKQADVVLIFGTPLDFRIGYGRDSHINPNATLIQVDLDPRELGRNRPCHVGIVGDTGLVMEQLVQAARTEGYSAAMVKPWLDEMRQREEAELEKVKPQLSNADVPINPLRACKEIADSVGENAIFVGDGGDFVATAASVVRVYQSGHWLDPGPLGTLGVGPGYAIAAKLAKPESPVIIVYGDGSFGLHAMEFEACVRQKINIVGVIGNDAGWTQIRRGQVQLYGEERSVATALSFTHYEKVVEALGGHGEYVERPEDIRPAMARALAAGKPALVNIKIGSSDFRKDAISI